From the Cryptococcus depauperatus CBS 7841 chromosome 7, complete sequence genome, the window GGAAAAGTGGGCTTTGTAATACTCCTGATATCAGCTGTTAACTTTTTACAGACTCAACTTTGCCATACCCTTTGTGTTGCGACGCAGCTCCCTGAAGATCAAGGCGGAGGAAGTGGCAAAGTTGCTTATATCGATACTGAGTACGCTGTGCCTTCTCTTTGCGTTATTATAAGCTCACAAGGAGGTAGAGGAACATTTCGGCCTGATCGTATCAGAGCGGTCGCAGATCGATTTGGAGTAGACTCCGCCATGGCCCTTGATAATGTTCTTTGTGCTCGAGCATGGTCTTCTGAACAGCAATGTGATCTCCTAGTAGACCTGGCCATTCGCTTCGTGGAAGATAGATCATTCAAGCTTTTGATTGTGGATAGCATAATGAACTTGTTCCGTGAGCATCTCATTCATAAAGTATTCGACATTAATGTATTTCCTTGATAAATAGGTCAGGATTATTCTGGTAGAGGCGAACTGTCAGAACGTCAGCAAGTAAGCACTTTTTCATACCTTCACTTTATAGTTTTGGTTGACTTTTTTAAATGAGAAACTCAATCAATTTCTTGCCCGGCTTCAAAAACTGGCAGAAGAATTTAACATTGCTGTGGTCCTTACGAATCAAGTTCAAGCAGATCCAGGGGCAGCAGCAATGTACCTTCCCTCCTAAACATTCTTAGATTGGAGTCCTAATATTAATATAGGTTTGCAGCAGCCAGCAGTGCAAAGCCTGTAGGGGGACACATCCTTGCACATGCGTGAGTTATGTCAGTTCATAGCGGTATTTGCGCAATAACATAATTTATGTTACTAAAAGATCTGCCACTCGTATTGCCTTGAGAAAAGGCCGCGGAGACGAACGCATCGCTAAACTTCAAGACTCTCCCGATATGCCCGAAGGAGAGGCCACTTATACTCTTCGTTCTGGGTaaatcttctcttcctctcgAGTCTGCGACCATGCTAATCAACAATACAGTGGATGGGAAGACCCTAGTTAATAGTTGGATCTAATTGTTCTATTTAATCCGCTGAATGTCTGAATCAGATCATGGTGTAAGGAGGAGGGCGTCATGTTTACTTTGTATTTACCATGCGAGATTGATCTGTTAGTTTGTTGACATTGCCCATGCATTGCCTATTGCGTAACAACTAGGAGAGCCAAGAAATATACTATCACGCATGGCTAgatttgatttttttcGTGTAATGAACTCATTTGTTCCCTTTCTACATCTGAAACTTGATTGGGATGCTGATCAGAATTCCATAGCGCTATCTGCTCTTTGTCAATCACTGATACATTGTTATCATTGGCTTTTCCCTCCTACGTCTAGCAATTGATGTGATCGCCAGTTACCCATTCATATTGGGAGAAAGCATCAAGAATAATGCTACTTGTGCATTCACACTTGTtgatttcaaaacaaaagttTTAACAAATCTCCAACATTCAGACAATAAATTTCAACAGAAAGCATGACAGAGCAACCAAGACAAGACAAAACGTTCTTCATTTTCCCTTCAGCGCAATACACATTTATACTCGTTTGCTTTGAAATATGATTTTATTCGTCATGAGTAGGCATGTTTCCGGcatttctttcaatttcttcattgTCCTCTTGTTCGACATAATCACCATTTCTATTTGATATTCAGCTTTCATTACCGGAAAAATGAATGATGATACGGACTTGATTTCCAGGCATGATTTTTCCATTATATCCGCCACGTATTCAAAATCACTCAACTGTTCAATATATAATTCAGTTCTACTTGGCTTTGATGTTGATAGAAAAGGGCAAACCTCATTCCAAATTTGAGCACTAAACCTAATCCACCATCTTCCCGCATGGACATAGCAGGCGGCGAAACAGTTGGCTTTAAACATACTTTCTTCAAGATAGTGCAACTGTTTGGCTTGGTCACCCAGGTCTTTGGGTGTAGGTATATGGGGCAAAGCAACGTTGGACATG encodes:
- a CDS encoding meiotic recombinase Dmc1; protein product: MSDNEEDFGASFESVDELQQHGINALDITKLKAAGIVTIIGVAQTPRKNLLKIKGLSEAKVEKLKETCAKILPPPFLTGTEIADRRQNVVYITTGSKSVDAILGGGIATQSITEVFGEYRTGKTQLCHTLCVATQLPEDQGGGSGKVAYIDTEGTFRPDRIRAVADRFGVDSAMALDNVLCARAWSSEQQCDLLVDLAIRFVEDRSFKLLIVDSIMNLFRQDYSGRGELSERQQKLNQFLARLQKLAEEFNIAVVLTNQVQADPGAAAMFAAASSAKPVGGHILAHASATRIALRKGRGDERIAKLQDSPDMPEGEATYTLRSGGWEDPS